Genomic DNA from Salinibacterium sp. NK8237:
TAGATCTTCGGGAGGAACGATGCGGGAAGATCCCAGACGCCGGTCTGGGCTTGCTCAAGGTACGACGTGAGACCGATGATCGGTCGCGAACTGGTGCCCATTGGGCTCCTCCCCATCGAAGAAATAGAACGTTTGCCCCCAAAGGATATAGGGCGCACGGCCCGAAATGTTGCTCCCTGAGTGTCGTACTCAGGTTCGTCACGTAGTTTTGCTGACTTACTCGCCTGTCTAACCGCATCGAAGCGGTTTCGGCCAGTTGTGCTGTAGTCCGCACCAATCGTGCATTTGTCTCGCTCTTCCCCACGCCTCACCAGCGAGAGCGACACGCTTCGACCAGATTGTGCCTTCCCCTGACTCAGCCGCACCCTTCTGAAACAAACCAAGGAACGCTGTTGAAACGAACAATTACCATGCTCGCCGTAGGGGCGCTCCTCGTTGGCGGCACTGTTCCCGCTGCGGTCTTCACCTCTCAGGCTGACGACGACGTATTCCTCGCGAACGCCTCGCCCCTCGCCGAAGCGGCAGGCTCCGCCTCAGACGACACAGCCAATGATGATGTGCAGACGTTTGCCTCGCCTGCCACCGGTCTTCCCGCTCCAATCGTTCGTGACAGTTATGACGTCGAGCAAGTACAACAGCAAGTAGTGGTCACTGCTGCGGGCCTTTCTGGAACCGTCGAGCTGTTTCCCGCCGACGGTGAGATCAACGATGGTTTCGGATACCGCGGCGAGGGCGAATTCCATGGCGGCATCGACATCATGGCTGCCGAAGGATCCGACATCATTGCGGCATCCCCCGGCACAGTCGAGAGCGTCACCTACGGTGGCGGCTGGGGCCGTCACGTCATCATCGACCACGGCAACGGCATCAAAACTCTCTATGCCCACATGATCGAAGGCTCAGAAGCAGTCGTTGCTGGCCAGTGGGTGGCGGCGGGAACCGTGCTGGGATCAGTCGGCAATACCGGTTATTCCACTTTTCCCCACCTCCACTTCGAGGTCTACGTATTCGACACGCGCGTCGACCCCATGCCGTGGCTGCCCTAACCCCGACGCTGAATCACGCCGGGGCAGGACCACGCTGATTACGTGAGTTGAGCATCCATTCGGCGTCGCACCACGATCGCGGCGCCACCGAGCACAATCATGCTCAGAGGCAGCAACCACCAGGCGCCGGCGCTACCGCTACTGCCCGTGTACGCAAGAGTGGGCAGTTGAGCGGTCACGGCGTCAGTAGAGACGCAATCGGCACTGCTCGGCACGTCAAACCCGAAAACGGGCGGGTCGCCCCAGTCGAATTCAAGACCGTTGGGCTCCACCACCTGGGTAGTGACGAGCACCGAACCGGATGCGGCGACCGGGTACGTTCCGGCCACGATGCCTGCGACACCATTCACCGTGAAGGTAACGAGCGCGGCGTCATACCCTGCGGCCACACCGAGCGTGTAGCTACCGCTGACAACGCAGCTCGCTTGCGAGAACGTTACTGCCGGCATCACGAGACCCAAGGTCACCAGGTCACATTCAGGGCCGAATGGATCGAGCTGTGGATTGAGTTCTCCGGTAAAGAGCATCGTGGTTGAACCACCGGCTGCCCGGATTGCGGGGTCAACGGCGGGGAACTCGGCACCTTCGACTGCTGTTGCCGTGACGCTGTAGTCCGCCGGGCCATCGGGGTCGCTAATCTCACCCCAAGTGGCGTTGACCACGGAACCCAGAATCACTCGTTGCGGCGCTTCACACGTTGCTGGTTCAAAACTCACCGCAGCGGTCGCCACCATCGAATCGCCAACTTCAGGGCAACTCAAGGTCTCTTCGGCCGTGAGTTCGCGAGAAGTTTCCGAGCTGACCCCTTTCACCTTGATCGAGCCATAGAAAAACGAGCTCACGGTCGTGATCGTCGCGTAGCCGTCGCCGCTAGCGCTGGGACACACAACCTCGGTCGAGCGTTCATCCGTCATCGATGCACACAACGAGCTGTCGTCACTGGCCACAATGAACGAGGGCGTCTTTTCGTCGAAATCGCCCGTATCGTTCACGTCTGGCCCGAGGTCGCCCTCTGCCACGAGCACGGGTTGCGGGCCTTCTTGCAAGACCCAACCGCTCGGATGGCTAGCGCTCGCAACAAACTTACAGACGTAAACCTCAGTCGCTGGAGGGTCGCACGCGCGCAATTCTTCAGCAGAGAGGGGACGCGTGCTCTCTACCTGCGTCACGCTGACCTGAGCACTGCCGTAGAACAATTGTGTTGACGTCGTGACGTTAACGATTCCGCCATTTTGCTCAGTAGGACATATAAGCTCTTCGTCGACGCGCACTTCGGTGCGGGAACAGAGGCTCGCATCGTTACTCGCGACCACGAACGAGGGCTGACGATCATTGAAACTGCCCGTGTCATTGACGTCGTTGCCGAGCGCATTCTCGCTCACGTGAATGGGCTGTTTACCTGATTTGAGTTGGTAGCCCGATGGCGAGTTCTCGCTCGACACAAACTTGCACACCCAGACCTTCACGTTTTTCTGCGGGCGGGATTGCGGTGCGGGCTGAGCCGAGCGAGCAACTGCCGCTACTGGCGCCACATCAGGAGACTCTTCGCTAGGCGCGGCGGTTGTCGGCTCGGGGGTTGGGGACTCTGGTGCGGCTTCAACGACGGGCTCGTCGGGGGACGCCGGCACCGATGTTGGTTCGGCAGAGGATGCGGGAGCTGGAGCTTCGGGCACCACAGGAAGGGTGTCGGCGATGGTTTCGGTCGCCGTTGGGTCGTGGGCGGGTACTGCATCATCAGCAAATACGGGTGCGGATATTCCGACAAATGCACCGGTCATAAGGGTGATGCTGGCGACTGTCGCCAGCAGTTTCTTAATGAACATGTGTGGCAGCTTTCTACAGGGGGAATGCATTTCGGCGCATCCGCACGCAACTGCAGAATCGGAGCCGCCATTGGCTCACGACAGGGAGTACGAGCGCATTCACGGGGGTGAACTGCGCCGCTGGGAGTGATTCGGGTATCACCTTCTTCGTCACCATCGGGGGTTGACCGGAGCGGGCCGGTCTGGTGTGTCCAACAAATTAGCATGTCCCCCTTTAGGAGGACAGTAGACGTATTTGTTGGTCAAAATTCTGCGATCCCCGTTCGCAGTGTGAGCCGCTCCTTTCTTAGTCTCGAGAAATTCACTCGCTAGGCTGAGGCGACTGAGCGGAGACCCCGATGGCCACTTCACGCACGATTGCGATTACGGGCGCCAACTCGGGAATCGGGCTCCGCGCCGCCGCACAGCTTGCCGCGGCCGGTCACACGGTGCTTGCCCTCTGCCGTGATGCAGAACGTTCCAGCATCGCGATCTCGGCAGCTACCGGCAACGCCCAGAACGTGCGAATCGTTCAGACAGACCTCTCCAGTCCCACCTCGATCCGCAGAGCAGCCGACGAAATGAAGGCCTACGGCGCTCTGGATGCCCTCATCAACAACGCGGCGATCTTCGACTTGAGCCAGAAAACAGCCGCATTCACCGCTGAAGGCAACGAGTTGTTTTGGGCAACCAACCACCTCGGACCTTTCGAGCTAACGGCACGACTGAGCCCGCTTCTCGCTGCAGCGCCGCAGCCCCGCATTGTGTTCATCGCGAGCAAAGGTCTCATCACGATGCCTTGGCTCCAGATTCGATTCGACCAACTTAATTCGGCCACCGGGTACAGCCCAACGAAGGCGTACTACCAGGCCAAACTTGCGCAGGTAATGACGGCCACGAGCCTGGCCGAACGCGTGCCATCGAATGTGGGTGTGAGCTGCATCCGTGTACCCGCTGTGAAGCTGGATAGTGCACGTCTTGCAGCGCAGCCCGCTCTGCTGCGCGCGCTTTATGCCCCCAAAAATGCCGCCGCTGCGACTCCCGAAACACTCGCCGCGACCTACGTGCGAGCAGCAACACGCTCTACGCCGCAGGATGGCGTCTACATCGACGAAAATGACCACGCTGTCCCCATTCCGCGGAGCGCTCGCGACGGCGCTGCACGCGAACGCCTGTGGGCTCTGAGCGAGCATGCCGCCGGCGATGTCGAGTGGGCTTGGTAGCGACGCACTGCAGACGGAAAGCGGCGAGCACTAGGTGCGCGAGAGCGTACCTGCGCAATAAACGAAAAACCCCATGATCGTAAGGATCACGGGGCTTCTCTTGCTGTGCACCCCCCCGGACTTGAACCGGGAACCCACTGATTAAGAGTCAGTTGCTCTGCCAATTGAGCTAGAGGTGCGTGGCTTGGTTTTCCCTCTCAGGGCAACCGAGGAACAACGTTACCATGAGTTAAAGCGACTAAGGAGCACAATGACCACTGAATCTTCTCGACTTGCCGTCGGCACCCCCGCACCGGGCTTCACACTGTCCGATCACGACGGAAATTCGGTGTCGTTGAGCGACTTTTCTGGCAAGAAAGTGATTCTTTATTTTTATCCTGCAGCGATGACTCCCGGATGCACGAAGCAGGCCTGTGACTTCCGCGATCAGCTCGGCTCGCTGCAGTCAGAGGGCTATGTCGTGCTGGGTGTTTCTCGCGATACTCCCGAGAAGCTCACGAAGTTTCGCGAGCAAGAAGCACTCACCTTTCCGCTCCTCAGTGACCCCGATCACGCGGTGCACGAAGCGTATGGAGCCTGGGGTGAAAAGAACCTCTACGGCAAGCAGGTCGTTGGCGTCATCCGGTCGACTTTTGTCATTGACGAAGAGGGCGCCATCACGCTCCCCCTCTACGCCGTAAAGGCGACCGGCCACGTAGCATCGCTGCGCAAGAAGCTCGGGCTCGACTAACCCTCTCGGCGGGTGGTTGCCGCTAGCACCGGCTTCGTAAAGAGGAGCACCAACACCACGATTGCCGGGGTGAGCAGCAACCATCCAACATCTTCGCGAGCAAACACCCCTTGGAAACTGCCGATCGCCACTGAGATCTGCAACACCTGCCAGACGACAGCGGCGCCGCGAATCCACGGTTGTTGCCGCAGCGCACTGATACCAATAATTGCGACCCATACTGCCGCGATTGCGGTCAAAACCGTGAGCGCAATCGCACTCGGGTACGACTGTGGGGTCTCTGCGCCGAGTTCAAAAACGAGGTACGCCAGAGCAGCAAAGAGCAGGGCGCTCTCGAGCAAGATCACGACCGCCAGCGCTATCAAATACGGATGATGACGTGCCGTTTTCTCTTCTGGGACAAGTTCGTCTACCATTCGCTCCCCGTTAAATCGCTGAAAGACCATTGCTTTGCCTTTGACGATATGCGATTCTAGTTGAGGTTGATTTCTGGCTCCCAGTGTTGCGAGCGAGACCCACATAATTTCTCAAGCTCGACGCCGATCAGGGCGTAATTTTTTTGTGCGCTCGAGCAACGCAACACACTGTAAGGAGCAACAAATGGACTGGCGCGATAACGCTGCATGCCTCACCGCTGACCCGGAGCTATTCTTCCCGGTCGGAAACACCGGTCCGGCTGTTGACCAGATTGAAAAAGCAAAAGCCGTCTGCGGTCGCTGCTCGGTAACTGAAA
This window encodes:
- a CDS encoding M23 family metallopeptidase — protein: MKRTITMLAVGALLVGGTVPAAVFTSQADDDVFLANASPLAEAAGSASDDTANDDVQTFASPATGLPAPIVRDSYDVEQVQQQVVVTAAGLSGTVELFPADGEINDGFGYRGEGEFHGGIDIMAAEGSDIIAASPGTVESVTYGGGWGRHVIIDHGNGIKTLYAHMIEGSEAVVAGQWVAAGTVLGSVGNTGYSTFPHLHFEVYVFDTRVDPMPWLP
- a CDS encoding SDR family NAD(P)-dependent oxidoreductase, with product MATSRTIAITGANSGIGLRAAAQLAAAGHTVLALCRDAERSSIAISAATGNAQNVRIVQTDLSSPTSIRRAADEMKAYGALDALINNAAIFDLSQKTAAFTAEGNELFWATNHLGPFELTARLSPLLAAAPQPRIVFIASKGLITMPWLQIRFDQLNSATGYSPTKAYYQAKLAQVMTATSLAERVPSNVGVSCIRVPAVKLDSARLAAQPALLRALYAPKNAAAATPETLAATYVRAATRSTPQDGVYIDENDHAVPIPRSARDGAARERLWALSEHAAGDVEWAW
- the bcp gene encoding thioredoxin-dependent thiol peroxidase, whose amino-acid sequence is MTTESSRLAVGTPAPGFTLSDHDGNSVSLSDFSGKKVILYFYPAAMTPGCTKQACDFRDQLGSLQSEGYVVLGVSRDTPEKLTKFREQEALTFPLLSDPDHAVHEAYGAWGEKNLYGKQVVGVIRSTFVIDEEGAITLPLYAVKATGHVASLRKKLGLD
- a CDS encoding DUF3087 family protein, with protein sequence MVDELVPEEKTARHHPYLIALAVVILLESALLFAALAYLVFELGAETPQSYPSAIALTVLTAIAAVWVAIIGISALRQQPWIRGAAVVWQVLQISVAIGSFQGVFAREDVGWLLLTPAIVVLVLLFTKPVLAATTRREG
- a CDS encoding WhiB family transcriptional regulator is translated as MDWRDNAACLTADPELFFPVGNTGPAVDQIEKAKAVCGRCSVTEMCLQYALETNQDSGVWGGLSEDERRALKRRAARARRAS